The genome window GTCTTCTTTGATCTCAATTGTAATGTTTAATTGTTTTGTTAAACTAATTATTATTTCTTGATACTTCGCTTCACGTTCTTCTTGTTTGATATCTCTTTTATCCTGCGTCTTTAATATATAAAATCACTAATGTTGCATTAAATAATCGAAGAATAGTCAATGCCTAAAATGGTTTAAAATGATTAAAATTACTCGAAAAATGACTAATTTCCA of Pelotomaculum isophthalicicum JI contains these proteins:
- a CDS encoding BhlA/UviB family holin-like peptide; the encoded protein is MLKTQDKRDIKQEEREAKYQEIIISLTKQLNITIEIKEDIKTIKAHILKQ